The Roseibium sp. Sym1 nucleotide sequence GCTTGAGGTAGTTTCCTCTGATCAGCGGCTCGGTCGAAAGCGTCGCGGCACTCACGATATCCGCCTTGCCGAGCGCATCCTTCAGCGTGTCCGCAACCTGAATCCGGACCGGCAAGGTCTTTTCCAGGTCTCGGACAAGTTCACCGGCCTTTTCCTTCGAACGTCCCCAGATCGTGATCTCGTTGATCGAACGGACCGCCATGTGCGCGGCGATCAGGTTCGGTGCCAGCCTGCCGGTTCCCAGCACCAGCAGATGACGTGCATCGGACCGTGCCAGATACCGCGCCGCCAATGCGGACGCCGCCGCCGTCCGGCGCGCGGTCAGTTCTCCTCCGTCGACCAGCGCCAGCATCTCGCCGGTTCGGGCGTCGGACAGGAGATACTGCGCGGACACCGCCGGCAGGTTGCGCTCCGAATTGCCCGGGACGACGGTGGCTACCTTCACGCCGGCATAACCGCCAGGCACCCAGGCCGGCATCAGCAGCATGGTGCCGTCCGGTTCCCCCGGGATTTCCATGTCATGGTGATGGCGGGTCGGCATGACGCAGCCTGACCGGAACATGTC carries:
- a CDS encoding ornithine cyclodeaminase family protein, which translates into the protein MLLLTDDQTRDALPFPDLIDALADMFRSGCVMPTRHHHDMEIPGEPDGTMLLMPAWVPGGYAGVKVATVVPGNSERNLPAVSAQYLLSDARTGEMLALVDGGELTARRTAAASALAARYLARSDARHLLVLGTGRLAPNLIAAHMAVRSINEITIWGRSKEKAGELVRDLEKTLPVRIQVADTLKDALGKADIVSAATLSTEPLIRGNYLKPGAHVDLVGAFKPSMRESDDDLIKRAEIYVDTRDGCLAEGGDIVQPLQSGLISPTDIKADLYELCRGTHPGRQSEEAVTMFKSVGAALEDLAGAILAYRNVEH